From one Solanum stenotomum isolate F172 chromosome 12, ASM1918654v1, whole genome shotgun sequence genomic stretch:
- the LOC125848126 gene encoding fe(2+) transport protein 1-like: protein MAFSNSKIVFIFFILISIFTPQTSSQGDYSSCESQTHNTCNNKSKALTLKIIAILSILITSMIGVCLPLVTRSISALSPDRNVFVIVKAFAAGIILGTGFMHVLPDSFEMLLSNCLKENPWHKFPFTGFVAMLSAIVTLAIDSMATSLYSKKHNNARVINPEQVQNGVHNIINGTGDQELGMVNNNVHFHSHHHGSLSKDGTKLLRYRVIAMVLELGIIVHSIVIGISLGSSNNTCTIKGLVAALCFHQMFEGMGLGGCILQAEYKMLKKAAMAFFFSVTTPFGIALGIALSNTYQENSPRALITVGLLNASSAGLLIYMALVDLLAADFMGDKLQGSIKLQIKAFIAVLLGAGGMSLMAKWA from the exons ATGGCTTTTTCTAATTCCAAGATTGTCTTCATCTTTTTCATCCTCATTTCCATTTTCACACCTCAAACTTCCTCACAAGGTGACTACTCATCATGTGAATCACAAACACATAACACATGCAACAACAAATCGAAAGCATTAACCTTAAAAATCATAGCTATACTTTCGATATTAATCACTAGCATGATCGGAGTATGTTTGCCTCTCGTTACACGTTCAATTTCAGCGTTAAGCCCTGACCGTAACGTTTTCGTTATCGTTAAGGCATTTGCTGCTGGAATTATACTAGGAACCGGTTTCATGCACGTGTTACCAGATTCATTTGAAATGTTGTTGTCTAATTGTCTGAAGGAAAATCCTTGGCATAAGTTTCCTTTTACTGGATTTGTTGCTATGTTATCAGCTATAGTTACGTTGGCTATCGACTCTATGGCAACTAGTTTGTACAGCAAAAAGCACAATAATGCTCGTGTAATTAATCCAGAACAAGTACAAAATGGAgtacataatattattaatggtACTGGTGATCAAGAATTGGGCATGGTGAATAATAATGTGCATTTCCATTCTCATCACCATGGTTCCCTTTCGAAAGATGGAACGAAACTACTTCGTTATCGAGTCATTGCCATG GTATTAGAGCTTGGTATTATAGTTCACTCAATAGTAATAGGGATTTCACTTGGATCTTCAAACAATACATGCACAATAAAAGGACTTGTTGCTGCACTTTGCTTTCATCAAATGTTTGAAGGAATGGGACTTGGTGGCTGCATTCTTCAg GCAGAGTACAAAATGTTGAAAAAGGCAGCAATGGCATTTTTCTTTTCAGTAACAACTCCATTTGGTATAGCACTTGGAATTGCACTATCAAATACTTATCAAGAAAATAGTCCTCGTGCTTTAATAACTGTGGGCTTATTGAATGCATCATCTGCTGGCCTTTTGATTTATATGGCCTTGGTGGATCTTCTTGCTGCTGATTTTATGGGTGACAAATTACAAGGTAGCATAAAGTTACAAATCAAGGCTTTTATTGCTGTACTTTTGGGTGCTGGTGGCATGTCTCTAATGGCCAAATGGGCTTGA
- the LOC125848165 gene encoding fe(2+) transport protein 1-like gives MANYCFKHMAIFFILISILAPRVLSVVEDCGAEEDTSCVNKSKALPLKIIAIVSILITSMIGVCLPLVTRSIPALSPERSLFVIVKAFAAGIILATGFMHVLPDSFDMLSSSCLKEHPWHKFPFTGFVAMLSAIVTMAIDSIATSLYSKKHNGGVFNPEGDQEMAVAGNHVHSHHHHGSLSTKDGLDGKKLLRYRVIAMVLELGIIVHSIVIGISLGASNNTCTIKGLVAALCFHQMFEGMGLGGCILQAEYKFMKKAIMAFFFAVTTPFGIALGIALSTTYEENSPRALITVGLLNASSAGLLIYMALVDLLAADFMGDKLQGSVKLQIKSYMAVLLGAGGMSVMAIWA, from the exons ATGGCAAATTATTGTTTCAAGCACATGGccatttttttcattctcatCTCAATTTTGGCCCCTCGAGTTTTATCAGTAGTAGAAGATTGTGGAGCAGAAGAAGACACTTCATGTGTCAACAAATCCAAAGCGTTACCCTTAAAAATCATAGCCATAGTCTCCATCCTTATAACTAGTATGATCGGAGTATGTCTTCCACTAGTCACGCGTTCTATCCCGGCCCTAAGCCCGGAACGAAGCCTTTTTGTCATTGTCAAGGCATTTGCTGCCGGAATTATCCTGGCTACGGGGTTTATGCACGTGCTACCGGACTCATTTGACATGTTATCGTCGAGTTGCCTTAAAGAGCACCCGTGGCACAAATTCCCCTTCACTGGATTTGTGGCTATGTTGTCCGCTATAGTAACGATGGCTATTGACTCTATAGCTACTAGTTTGTACAGCAAAAAACATAATGGTGGTGTGTTTAATCCAGAAGGTGATCAAGAAATGGCTGTGGCTGGAAATCATGTTCATTCCCATCATCATCATGGATCCCTTTCGACTAAAGATGGACTTGATGGCAAAAAACTACTAAGATACAGAGTAATTGCCATG GTGTTGGAACTTGGAATTATTGTTCACTCAATAGTGATAGGGATTTCGCTTGGAGCTTCAAACAATACATGTACAATTAAAGGACTCGTAGCTGCACTTTGCTTTCATCAAATGTTTGAAGGAATGGGCCTTGGTGGTTGCATCCTCCag GCTGAGTACAAGTTTATGAAGAAGGCAATAATGGCGTTTTTCTTCGCAGTAACAACTCCATTTGGTATAGCACTTGGGATAGCATTGTCAACTACTTATGAGGAAAACAGTCCGCGGGCGTTAATAACTGTTGGATTACTGAATGCATCATCTGCTGGCCTTTTGATTTATATGGCTTTGGTTGATCTTCTTGCTGCTGATTTTATGGGTGACAAACTACAAGGCAGTGTCAAGCTCCAAATCAAGTCATACATGGCTGTTCTTCTTGGTGCTGGTGGAATGTCAGTCATGGCCATTTGGGCCTAA
- the LOC125848164 gene encoding fe(2+) transport protein 1-like codes for MIHYNFNHIVILFVLISILVPQVSSVVEDCGAEEDNSCVDKSKALPLKIIAIISILITSIIGVWLPLVTRSIPVLSPDRSLFVIVKAFASGIILGTGFMHVLPDSFDMLSSSCLKENPWHKFPFTGFVAMLSAIVTMAIDSISTSLYSKKHKGGVVNPEIGQRVDLEMGAKLLRYRVIAMVLELGIIVHSIVIGISLGASNNTCTIKGLVAALCFHQMFEGMGLGGCILQAEYKLLEKAMMAFFFSVTTPFGIAIGIAISNTYRENSPRALIIVGLLNASSAGLLIYMALVDLLAADFMGDKLQGSVKLQIKSYMAVLLGAGGMSLMAKWA; via the exons ATGATACATTATAATTTCAATCACATCGTCATTTTGTTCGTTCTCATCTCAATTTTGGTCCCTCAAGTTTCTTCCGTAGTAGAAGATTGTGGAGCAGAAGAGGACAACTCATGTGTCGACAAATCCAAAGCGTTACCCTTAAAAATCATAGCCATAATTTCCATCCTTATAACAAGTATAATTGGCGTATGGCTTCCATTAGTTACACGTTCTATCCCGGTCCTAAGCCCGGATAGAAGCCTTTTCGTAATTGTCAAGGCATTTGCTTCCGGAATTATATTAGGTACGGGATTTATGCACGTGCTACCGGACTCATTTGACATGTTGTCATCGAGTTGCCTTAAGGAGAACCCGTGGCACAAATTCCCCTTCACTGGATTTGTGGCTATGTTGTCCGCTATAGTAACAATGGCTATTGACTCTATATCTACTAGTTTGTATAGCAAAAAACATAAAGGTGGTGTGGTTAATCCAGAAATTGGTCAGCGTGTTGATCTGGAAATGGGTGCAAAACTACTAAGATACAGAGTGATTGCTATG GTGTTAGAGCTGGGAATTATAGTTCACTCAATAGTAATAGGAATTTCACTTGGAGCTTCAAACAATACATGTACAATTAAAGGATTAGTTGCTGCACTTTGCTTTCATCAAATGTTTGAAGGAATGGGACTTGGTGGTTGCATTCTCCAA gcTGAGTACAAGTTGTTGGAGAAAGCAATGATGGCATTTTTCTTTTCAGTAACAACCCCATTTGGCATAGCAATTGGAATTGCAATATCAAATACTTATCGAGAAAATAGCCCTCGTGCTTTAATAATTGTGGGCTTGTTGAATGCATCATCTGCTGGCCTTTTGATTTATATGGCTTTGGTTGATCTTCTTGCTGCTGATTTTATGGGTGATAAATTACAAGGAAGTGTCAAGCTACAAATTAAGTCATACATGGCTGTTCTTTTAGGTGCTGGTGGAATGTCTCTCATGGCCAAATGGGCCTAG